The Equus quagga isolate Etosha38 chromosome 2, UCLA_HA_Equagga_1.0, whole genome shotgun sequence genome has a window encoding:
- the LOC124233446 gene encoding olfactory receptor 4E1 produces MEEATLRNQTTLVTYFRLGGLSVNQKVQIAGFAMFLIFYVFTLIGNVLIVITVIYDHRLHTPMYFFLSNLSFIDVCHSTVTVPKMLIDTWSEEKLISFDICVTQMFFLHLFACTEIFLLTVMAYDRYVAICKPLQYMTVMNWKVCVLLAVALWTGGTIHSIALTSLTVKLPYCGPDEIDNFFCDVPQVIKLACTDTHIIEILIISNSGLISVVCFVVLVVSYVVILVSLRQQISKGRRKALSTCAAHLTVVTLFLGHCIFIYSRPSTSLPEDKVVSVFFTAVNPLLNPIIYTLRNEDMKNALNKLMGRMEGKEKQ; encoded by the coding sequence ATGGAAGAGGCTACCCTACGCAATCAAACTACTTTAGTGACGTATTTTCGACTTGGAGGTTTATCTGTAAATCAGAAGGTGCAGATAGCTGGATTTGCCATGTTCCTCATTTTCTACGTCTTCACACTGATTGGGAACGTCCTCATTGTCATAACTGTTATCTATGACCACCGGCTCCATAcacccatgtatttcttcctcagtAACCTGTCCTTTATCGATGTCTGCCACTCCACTGTCACTGTCCCCAAGATGCTGATAGACACCTGGTCAGAGGAGAAGCTCATCTCCTTTGATATCTGTGTGACTCAGATGTTCTTCCTGCACCTCTTTGCCTGCACAGAGATCTTTCTCCTCACTGTCATGGCCTATGATCGGTATGTGGCCATTTGCAAACCCCTGCAGTACATGACTGTGATGAACTGGAAAGTATGTGTGCTGCTGGCTGTGGCCCTTTGGACAGGGGGGACCATCCACTCCATAGCCCTGACCTCCCTCACCGTCAAGCTGCCCTACTGTGGTCCTGATGAGATTGACAACTTCTTCTGCGATGTACCACAGGTGATCAAACTGGCCTGCACTGATACCCACATCATTGAGATCCTCATCATCTCCAACAGTGGGCTGATCTCAGTGGTCTGTTTTGTGGTCCTTGTGGTGTCCTACGTGGTCATCCTGGTGAGTCTGAGGCAGCAGATCTCCAAAGGCAGGCGGAAGGCCCTATCCACCTGTGCAGCCCACCTCACTGTAGTCACACTCTTTCTGGGACACTGCATTTTCATCTATTCCCGTCCATCCACCAGCCTCCCGGAGGACAAGGTAGTGTCTGTGTTTTTCACCGCTGTCAACCCCCTGCTGAACCCCATCATCTATACCCTTAGGAATGAAGACATGAA